One genomic window of Polyodon spathula isolate WHYD16114869_AA chromosome 8, ASM1765450v1, whole genome shotgun sequence includes the following:
- the LOC121320063 gene encoding tetraspanin-8-like yields the protein MAGVSGCMKYSMFFFNFLFWLCGCFILGVSIWLHVSKDVQHTVQADIPAVNLMIAIGAIIMGLGFFGCCGAIRESRCLLLLFFIGLLFVFILLVAAGILGIVYRSKAEGMLTDTLKKYIPIDKQSDEFKTDIENLQTQGKCCGLISGVQDWGAAVPSSCNCKGDPASDCVSYKGTDVYKQPCLQFLTDMVSKHAGIILGVAFGLAVVMLFGLGFSMSLYCQIGTK from the exons ATGGCTGGAGTTAGCGGCTGCATGAAGTACTCGATGTTTTTTTTCAACTTCTTGTTCTGG CTCTGTGGATGTTTCATACTTGGAGTTTCAATTTGGCTTCATGTGAGCAAAGATGTCCAGCAT ACCGTACAAGCTGACATCCCTGCTGTCAACCTTATGATTGCCATTGGGGCCATCATAATGGGGCTTGGATTTTTTGGCTGCTGTGGTGCAATCCGAGAGAGCAGGTGTCTGCTTCTTCTG TTTTTCATTGGCTTGCTCTTCGTCTTTATCCTCCTGGTCGCTGCAGGAATCTTGGGGATTGTGTACAGATCGAAG GCTGAAGGGATGCTTACAGACACTCTTAAAAAGTACATTCCCATTGATAAACAGTCAGATGAGTTCAAGACTGACATTGAAAACCTGCAAACTCAg GGCAAGTGCTGTGGACTGATCAGTGGTGTCCAGGACTGGGGAGCTGCAGTTCCATCCTCCTGCAATTGCAAGGGGGATCCCGCTTCAGACTGTGTGTCCTATAAAGGCACTGACGTGTACAAACAG CCTTGCCTGCAGTTCCTGACTGATATGGTGTCTAAACACGCTGGGATTATTCTCGGAGTGGCCTTCGGGCTGGCAGTTGTCATG CTCTTCGGTTTGGGTTTCTCGATGTCACTCTACTGCCAGATCGGCACAAAATGA